DNA sequence from the Lynx canadensis isolate LIC74 chromosome B2, mLynCan4.pri.v2, whole genome shotgun sequence genome:
GCCCTTAGCATGATGCTCCTTCCCCCATCCCGTCCATTCCTGGTCCGGCTCTGCTGTGAGCACCCCCAGCAACTCAGCCCCCCATCTCCCGGGTCAGctctcccccccccatctcccgGGTCAGctctccccccccatctcccGGGTCAGCTCTGCCCCCCCGTCTCCCGGGCCAGCTCTGCCACCCCATCTCCCAGGTCAGCTCTGCCCCTCCATCTCCCGGGTCAGCTCTGCCCCCCCATCTCCCGGGCCCGCTCTGTCCCCCCGTCTCCCGGGTCAGCTCTGCTCCAAGCAGGGGTGCTCAGTGGCTCTGGATCTGAGGTCTACAGGAAGCGAGCTGCCAGTGCCTGCAGCAGCCTGAGCCGGATTCCCCACGCTTCTACATCTTGCCATGCACAGTCTCCACTGTTCACTTTCTGCCTCACATGCTAAGACCCAAGCCACCGTCTGGGGGAACACAGCACGCAACTCCAGGCTTTCCAGTTGCCTCTGCCCGGccttcccactccctcccccgGAACAGACACTGGTGCCTCTCCTCGTAGGCCCCTGGATGGAGTCGCCTCCCCTGAGACATCACGTGGAGCCACCACGCGTCTCGTGCTCCAATGTGAGTACTGCCCAAGCGGTGTGTCCCTCTCCCCGCACACCACCCGCACTGGGCCAAATTGACTCTCTTCAATCTAGAATCAGGTCTGAGTCGGGCCTGACCTTGCTAGATCTCCTTAGCGTCAACAGGCCTTATGCATTGGGgggcccctcccctttctcagcGGCCTTAACAGTGAGGCCTTATGACAACTCAGGGCTGAGCTTGTCCACGTTACTGCTAACAACTGACAGGGGAACTCATCACCTCGTCTCACTTCTGCGATGACAAGGTTCAGTGAGTGGGCAGGGTCGGGCGGGGGAGTCACCTGTCCCTGTCCTCACACCAGGCCATTTGCCCCTCCCTTCCCGCTCCATCTGCTCTCAGTACCTGTCACTCTAAAAGACTCTGCCTGGATGCGAGTTATGATTAAGCGGCTGAGAATCACAGGGAGGATCCAGGTGATGGGTCTGAGGGCCGTGGCCCCGGACTGGGCCGTGACTTGCTGCGTGCCTGGCGGGGCTGAAATGGAAACACAAGAGGGTTTCAGACCCCAAATCCTGTTTCAGACTTAAATCGGAAGAGATACGCCCTCCGCTCCTCCTGCCGCAGATGATCCCACGCTGCAGATGCTTTCTGTCACTCTACATCGTGGCAGCTGCTGTGACAGGTTCTGGGGCGGGAACCGAGGAAAGACACGGGACCTGTCCCGAAGGACCTCGCACAGCTAAAGGGGGAAGCACGGGTTCCAACATAACTGGTCACTCCTGCTGTGGCAGAAGAGGTGGTCACGGAGCATGAGGGTGGTGACAGTTGACCCCCTCTCTGGAGCTAACAGTGCACGTGGCCAGGAATGATCCCCGGCCAGAGACAAGATGAGATGAGAAGATCAATGATTCTCAGGAAAGGGAAGAGCGAGAAGGAATCTCTGGAATCAGACTGACACCCTCATGTTTGGGGCCAAGAGGGAATCCAAGAAATCCCAGAAAACTAAAGGACATGCAGCAAGGAAGAGATTTCAGGAgttgagaagggaaaggaaggacgCTAGAACATAATGTGGCCATTACTCTCCCCTAAAGAAATTCACCATGGATGGATCACCTTCTctggctctgtttctgtctctctctctctctctctctctctcacacacacacacgcacactacAGTGGAGAAGGTAGGCCCGATTTCAAGAGAACAACTCCATCCAGTCTTCTGAGTTACCTGTTGTCTCCCACAGTTCATCCCAGTGCATCAGTATTCGCTCAAGCCACTTGTTACAATCTCCAACTGAGATCTTCATGAGGGAATTGGTCAAATCTCTGTCACTCTCCCATGAGGCCTTTATCTGTCGGCCTCTAGGACAAAGTGTCCAATTTCCACTCTCTGAGTTAAAGAAGTAGGACATCTGTTCATTGATGTGAAACTCCCAGGATCCGCTGGTGCGTCCGTTGtccccacgcacacacaccatcctgccctgcagggagagagagtctgtcccccacccccaccatgggCATGAGGTCAGCCTCTGGTCTTGACCGATCCCTTGTCCCACCCGCTGTCCACTCCTCGGCTCCCCTTCACCCTTCTTGGTCCTGTTCTGTCCCTCTTCACTGCCCTGGCTGCTGGGCCACGCGTGTGGGACCCATGTCTAAGTTGTACGTGAACACAATAGGTCCCTGGCCCTACAAACTGTTCTACTTCTGCCCTGGGCCTTTCCGACTTACCACTGGGTGTAAAATCCGCTGCTTTCCAGTCAAGTAGTTTCTTCTTGAGCTCTTCTGCCAGGTCTTTCAGAGTTTcggtctgtctctcccaaaacACTATGTCATTCACATTCCTCCCCAGAGGACCAAAGACTTCGACCTTCTTGTTCCCACAGGCGTAATACAGAAACGTGTTTCCATTGACCTTGCCTCGAATCTCACACCATGGTTCTCCGGGATTGGGCTTTGGTGTGATGGGGAATTCAAAGGCAGGAGAAAGAGCATCTGCAAATGAAAACGTAAGTTAGGGTTGGGGTTGGAAGAACAGACCCAGAGGCGTGCCTCTCCCACCCATGTGACAGTCATTGTATCTCTGCAGGGCTGGCCTAGCAGAGCAAAGGCGGCCCCTGCACAGCCCCTCGCCCCTAACCATTGAAGGCTGGCGCACTTCCCTTCTTGGAAAAGGACCAAGGATCGGGATTCCTCTGCCTGACCAGAAACCATAGAGCCAGGGACATGTCCCCTGTGTCTACCAGGCTGATATCCAGCGTCACTCAGTCTTTAATCAATTCAGGCACGTGCTACGCTGGCCATGGGAAGAAGAGGTCTACATGCCGGCTGACGGTCAGGATCTATCCCAGTGTCTCTCAGAAGatgaggggcgccggggtggctcagtcagcggagcgtccgacttcagctcgggtcatgatctcacggctcgtgagttcgagccccgcgtcgggctcagtgctgacagcccagagcctggagcctgcttcggattctgtgtctccctctctctgcccctcctccactcatgcgctctctctctctctctctctctctctctctctctcaaaaataaacaaacattaaacattaaattattaaataaaataattcttaaataaaattattataaaattaaattattaaatagaaacaaacattaaaaaaatttttttaataagatgagAGACCGTGAGGGGGCCTACTCCTGAGGAGCTGAGTCAGGGCGGGGAAGGGTGAGGACAGGATCCAAAGTCAGAGAAGAGAGATTTGCAATCCTGGGTCCCAGCATTTAGCACAGGCCTGGTCATGGTGATCATCTACCATTAGGATGGGCCTTGGAGGCTTGGAAAGAAGGATGGTCCACACGGCACAGACTAGAATATCAGGAATTCCATGACAGATAGTGGTAAGGGATTAAAAAGGCCCGGAGAAGTGCATATGACAGAACAAATGTAGTAAGAAATGccgaaacaaaaccaaaaatatgcCCATCAACTATGCTCACGGAGCGGTCTGGAGGACTCTCAATGAAACTCATAAAAAATGCATGGTCCCACTGAGAAGGAGAACTACAGAGCCATTTCcccgatgaacatggatgcaaaaattctcaacaagttaCTAGCCAACCCATGCCAACAATCCATTAAAAGAAGTACTCGCcacgatcaagtggaatttattcctgggatgcaaggctgctTCAATagccacaaatcaatcaacatggtaCCTCACATTAattagagaaagaacaagaacacgatcctctcaacagatacagaaaaagcatttgacaagatacagTATCCTTCTTGATGAAAACCCACAAGAAAGGacggatagaaggaacataccccAAGATCACAAAGGCCAGGTAGGAAACACCCACCGCTGGTATcatcctcaagggggaaaaactgagagctttccccctaaggtcaggaacatgacagggatgcccgcTGTCACCACCGTTGTTCAACATAgcgttggaagtcctagcctcaacgatcagacaacaaaaagaaataaaaggcattcaaatcagcaaggaagaagtcaaactttcatgcttcctagatgacatgatactctctgtggaaaacccaaaagactccaccaaaaacctgctacgactgatacatgaattcagcaaagttgcaggatataagtcaatgtacagaaatctgtggcGTTTgtctacaccaataatgaagcagcagaaagagcaatcaaggaatcaaccccatggtactgaaaaccataaaatacctaggaatgaattcaccaaagaggtgaaagatctatatgctgCGAAGTACAGAAATCTCggaaagaaattcaagaggacaaagaagtagaaaaacatcccatgctcgtGGATTGAAAGAGGAAATATTGTTATAATGTCAACACCACCCAAAGCCACctgcatattcaatgcaatccctatcaaacggacaccagcattcttcacagagctagaacaaacaattccaaaatttgCAGGGAACCAGAAATGACCCGAATATCCAAAGCACTGTTGAAAGGGAacaccaaagctggaggcatcacaattccagactctaagctggcttacaaagctgtaatcatcaagacagtatggtacgggcacaaaaacagacacacagatcaaaggaacggaacagaaaacccagaaatagacccacaaacatacggccaactaatctttgacaaagcagggaagactaTCCAGTGGCAAttaagtctcttcagcaaatggtgttaggaaaactggacagcccgTGCAGAAGAACGAACCcgggccactttcttacatcatacacaaagtaaactcaaaatggattaaaaaaaccacctaaatgtgggacaggaaaccatccaaatcctagaggagaaaacaggctacaatctctttgacctcggctgcaaaAACTTCTTAcctgacatgtctctggaggcaaggaacacaaaagcaaacatgaactgttgggacctaaTCAAGACGAGGTCTGTTTCCTTCCGCACAttcgacaaaactaaaagtccATGGACGGAAcgagagaaggtatttgcaaatgagatatccgataaagggttactatccaaaatctatcaagaacttaccaaactcaacacccaagaaacaaataatccagtgaagaaagaggtaaaagacacgaacagacacttttccaaagaagtcatccagatggccaacaggcacatgaaaagatgctcaacatcacacatcatcagggaagtacaagtcaaaaccacaatgagataccacctcacaccagtgagAATGGCGAAAATCATCAACTGGGGAAACATCAgctattggcaaggatgtggaggaaggtaAAGCCTTTTTCACTGCTgctgggactgcaaactggtgcagccagtagggaaaacaatatggaagttcctcaaaaaattaaaagtataactAGCCTATGACCCCttagttgcactactaggtaccgctccaaaggataccaaaatgctgattttaaggggcacatgcaccccagtgttttagcagcactatccacaatagccaaattatggaatgggCCAGATGTCCATCGAGTGacaaacggataaagaagatctaGTATAAATACactatgcatttatatataaatgtataaatatatataaatgtatatactttataaataaatggaatattacttggtgatcaaaaggaatgaaatcttgccatttgcagccatgtggatggaactagagcatattatgctaagcaaaataagtcacagaaagataagTATATGATATCACGCATATGTGGAAGATTAAGAAACAcaacatgaacataggggaagggaacgaaaaataagatacaaacagagagggaggcaaaccataagagactgaaatacagagaagaaactgagggttgctggaggggtaatgggtggggggatgggctgaatgggtggtgggcattaaggagggcacctgttgggacaagcatgggtgttacatgtaattgatgaatccctacattctactcctgaaaccattattacgcCCTATGTTAGCTTGGATTTTAATAACattcaaaaaacagaaaccaaaaaacagtgcATGGTGAGAAGGCACCAAAATCCTGAAGAAGCTTAGTcatggcagggcgcctgggtggctcagtcagttaagtgtgcaactttggctcaggtcatgatctcccagtttgtggctcgagccctgcatcgggctttgcactgacagtgcagagcctgcatgggattccttctctctccttctctgtctctcttctctctctgcccctcccccatttgcgcccacactctctctctctctctctctctaaagaaattaaaacaaaagaagcttAGTGATGGCTATCTTTGAAGGCAGAAGCTTGGCGGTAATGGGACGGTGTTGCAGAATCAGGCTCCCAGTGGTATTGGCGGTGGGAAGTCCTGATATAATAGATTTGAGGTATAGGCGCTCAACTGTCCGAAGCAGGGAGGCGGCAACGATTGAAACGATCCTAGAATGATCCTAGACGCTGGAAAGCAGCCAGGGGCCTGACCCACAGAAAGCTGTCCATCCCTCTGGCTCACAGAACACATGACTGTAAAGGCAAAGTAGTTGGACAGCCAACCCGAAGACTGCTGGAGTTAAACAATAAAAACTAAGACCAATCCCCAAGATGGATGAGGAGGAAGCTGAAAGCGGTGACCCCACAGAGACTCTGGATCCTCTGCCCAGGTTCCAGAACGGAGCCGCCTCTCAGAACTGCAACTCTTTACTAGAAGCAGAAGCCAGGTTCCAATCAGGAGGGACCCTTCAGGTCAACAGCAAGAGCAATGCTTCCTGCTGGCCTTCCCCAAAGAGTCATGTGGTCATTTACAGGGGTGAGCGTACTCTGGGGAGCAGAGACCACCGGGACGTTTTCACTGCCTAAACCTACTGCGTGAGTTGACACCATCCACAGGGATCGAAAGCGTCCTCAGGGGCCCCTGTTATTGAGCTGGTGCAGGGCAGGGGGTGAAAAGacacctctcccagcccctgttCACAGCGACACCATTTGGCTCAGGTACCCACATCACCATGTGGTCCTTTCAcatcccccacctctgtcccaggAGTGAAAAATCTTGCAGTTGAGTTACTTGTGGGTAGGGGGCTAGGTTGCCAGGAAATTCAAGTACAGTACTCTTACACggccttctcttctctccaaatagaatgtttaaaaagtacTTATCCTGGatgcagtgagagagaggagtACCAACATCAAAACCTCTCTGAATGCAAGGGTATGAAGGAGCCCTCTTGTATTTTCACTTAAAGCCAGCCCGGTGCAAagattttctgcatctattaaataTTTCCCGGGTCTCTGCTGTAAGTAACCGACAGTGCTCTTGTAGCAGGGAAGCGGCCATAACAATCCCTGGATGAAGGAATGTGGCTGAACCCGCCTCTTAGGTCACATAACCCTATAGAAGGTGTGACGCAGACGTATTGTGTTAGGAAAACGTGCTCTGTGCACTCTGTGACATCCCCattggaggtggggaagagacCCTTACAGTGTCCAAGCGAGGCAATGCCACTTGCAGCAGGGAAAGTCACACGGAGTAAGAGGCTGCAGGTGGTCCAGGGCCTGGTTGCCGGGAGGTTTCCGACTCTGAACTGAGATGTGGCTGGCGAATTAGGGCGATGGCGCTGCGTGTGTCTTGAACTACTGCCCCCGTGTGCTGGGTCGTCCAAGGGATGACAGCAGTGGGGACGGAAACCCATGAGGTAAGAGTTGTGTGACCGGCCAGAGTCGGGGATTTCCTGGGGTCCAGGCCCTGTGGGATCGCGGTCCGTCCAACCCGAGTTGGGCCGCAGGGGCTCGGGCTCAGGCTCCCCAAGCGGCCGGCGCCCGGTGGCGGCGCCCGCAGACCTCCCGCCGCGGCCCCGCTCCCTACCCTGCGCTCCTCGCCCCCCAGCGTCAGGCAGCACTTAGTTGCCCAAGTCGCCTCTTTCCGTCGCGGAGGATGCGACCCGTCCCGCGGACTCCGCCGAGCCGAACAGGAGGCCGCGGCGGGGACGTGAGAGGGCGGCGCGGCGGCGCTACCCCGCGACCAGTGTCCCAAAGCTCTGGCCGGACTCACCTGTCTTCTCGCGCGCCGCGCCCAGGAACTCACCTCCGCCTCGCGCCCCGCAGGAGCAGTCGGACAGCACAAACAGGACCAGAAGGCCAAGTCCGAAGTTGGTGGCCGCAATGAGCTCCATCTCGACCCGGAGCCCCGGGACGAGCCAAGTGCGGCGGAGCCGCGTGTGCACGGGGCTGGAGCGCAGGGAGAGCTGAGTTACTGCCCTGAAGCGCGGAACCTTGGCTTTGCCCCGCCccacgctccctccctcccctggctgggCTGGACCTGGGCGCGCGCACGCGTCCGGAAAAATTGGGCAAGGATTCTCTGAAGTTTGCAGAGTCTCAGTGCTGTTCTGTTTAATGAGCAGAATCTTCTTGCTGATCCACATTGGACCTACGGCGTGAGGAATacaaatggcattaaaaaaaagattcaaaaaatgttaaaagtgatCAAACCCTAACATTTACCATCTTCCTTATTTTTAGTTTACATTCAGTTGTAAGCCTCTCAGCTTTTAATGTTGCCTCTGCAATGGACCTAGCCTGCAACCAGATcagaccttttatttttaatctttttcattttactatttttaatctttttcattttaagggtggcttttttttttaatgtttatttttgagacagagagagacacagcatgagcagggaaggggaagagagagagggagacacggaatgtgaaacaggctccaggctctgagctgtcagcacagagcccaacgcggggctcgaactcacggaccgcgagatcatgacctgagccgaagtcggaggcttaaccgactgagccacccaggcgcgaaGACAATGTATGTGCATTGGATTCTTTTCTAAATCTTACCTGAGAATGTCTAATTGGAGAGTTTAATACTTTACCTTTTATTGTGGTTACTAATACAGGAGGAGTTATCTCAGCcgtcatatttttcatttattatgctttaaaaaattccctCTCCATATCTGCATTCTTTTTACTGTCCTGAGTTTTCTTCTGCTAGTTTGAACAGTATacattctatttttcttagaATCATCACCTTTAACTTTTGATCCatactaatgtttatttacatttatttatttatcattgctTTTGTTcatcccaaaaaacaaaatatttagcaTGTTTTCACATCTCTTGTGTGTTTTTCCTCCCATCCCATTTCCCTGATATTACCCAGATTTTCATTTCTGAGTTGTTGCtatacttttt
Encoded proteins:
- the LOC115514518 gene encoding UL16-binding protein 1-like — translated: MELIAATNFGLGLLVLFVLSDCSCGARGGGEFLGAAREKTDALSPAFEFPITPKPNPGEPWCEIRGKVNGNTFLYYACGNKKVEVFGPLGRNVNDIVFWERQTETLKDLAEELKKKLLDWKAADFTPSDSLSLQGRMVCVRGDNGRTSGSWEFHINEQMSYFFNSESGNWTLCPRGRQIKASWESDRDLTNSLMKISVGDCNKWLERILMHWDELWETTAPPGTQQVTAQSGATALRPITWILPVILSRLIITRIQAESFRVTGC